One genomic region from Leptospira tipperaryensis encodes:
- a CDS encoding LIMLP_15305 family protein, whose amino-acid sequence MQQETPSDPNLLGQFLSQSPVKALIDRYKSEKGKVRSFMEKLPLYASGLKGTEFQNADSLLRKELASKISHLKEPMRRLEEAFVSTKKMDLIGSSEIAVVLIDKLTNAIQSAGYGLTGLGSGLKATQEELEKLAEFDFSLFKEVEGIESKVQALKVTAESSVEEVRNLVSDIRVALDGLENAFRSRKDLFTKL is encoded by the coding sequence ATGCAACAGGAAACTCCCTCCGATCCCAATCTACTTGGTCAATTTCTTTCCCAGTCTCCGGTAAAGGCTCTGATCGATCGTTACAAATCAGAAAAGGGGAAAGTTCGGAGCTTTATGGAAAAGCTTCCTCTCTATGCGAGCGGTTTGAAGGGAACCGAATTTCAAAACGCGGATTCTCTTTTGAGAAAGGAATTGGCTTCTAAAATTTCTCATCTGAAAGAACCGATGCGAAGATTGGAAGAGGCTTTTGTATCGACCAAAAAAATGGATCTGATCGGAAGCAGCGAAATCGCGGTCGTTCTGATCGATAAACTTACGAACGCAATTCAATCCGCAGGATACGGACTTACCGGTCTCGGTTCCGGACTCAAGGCCACGCAAGAAGAATTGGAAAAGCTCGCTGAGTTTGATTTTTCTCTTTTTAAAGAAGTGGAAGGGATCGAATCCAAGGTCCAGGCTTTGAAAGTGACAGCGGAATCTTCGGTGGAAGAAGTTCGCAATTTGGTAAGCGACATCCGAGTAGCTCTGGATGGATTGGAGAATGCGTTTCGATCTCGTAAGGATCTCTTTACGAAACTCTAA
- a CDS encoding SPFH domain-containing protein — MALIDVIKYEGQPGEIVWKFPRNDISHFGQLVVNESQEAVFFKEGKALDVFGPGTHTLKTGNIPLLEKIVNLPFGGQTPFTAEIVYVNKSVINMTWGTPAPIQIEDPKYHITLGLRAFGNYNIKVIDSKSFVNTVVGTQQRFNHDGVDKLLKPMVVTRLSDFISEVVLKTGVPITQISQHLEEASSAGKTKTQPDFQKYGLEVLDFFIQSINFDQNDPNFQKIQKVLTDKFEIETMGNMYQQKRMLDIGEAAATNPGGAAGEGMSAGMGLGMGMNMAGMMANMMGQNQAGAKPAGDDAASRIAKLKSLLDGGLITQEEFDTKKKDILNSI, encoded by the coding sequence ATGGCATTGATTGATGTAATCAAATACGAAGGACAACCCGGAGAGATCGTTTGGAAGTTTCCGAGAAACGATATCAGTCATTTCGGTCAACTCGTTGTAAACGAAAGTCAAGAAGCGGTCTTCTTTAAGGAAGGAAAGGCTCTGGACGTTTTTGGTCCGGGAACTCATACTCTGAAAACGGGAAACATCCCGCTTTTGGAAAAGATCGTCAATCTTCCGTTCGGCGGTCAGACTCCGTTTACGGCAGAGATCGTTTACGTAAACAAATCCGTAATCAATATGACCTGGGGAACTCCGGCTCCGATTCAAATCGAAGATCCGAAGTATCACATCACTCTCGGTTTGAGAGCATTCGGAAATTATAATATTAAAGTTATCGATTCCAAATCGTTCGTGAATACGGTTGTGGGAACTCAGCAAAGATTCAATCACGACGGAGTCGATAAACTTCTCAAGCCGATGGTAGTAACCAGGCTCAGCGATTTTATCTCCGAAGTCGTATTAAAAACCGGAGTTCCGATTACTCAGATTTCTCAACATCTGGAAGAGGCTTCTTCGGCCGGAAAAACAAAAACACAACCCGACTTTCAAAAATACGGTCTTGAGGTTTTGGATTTTTTCATTCAGTCGATTAATTTTGATCAGAACGATCCGAACTTTCAAAAGATTCAGAAAGTTCTCACCGATAAATTCGAAATCGAAACGATGGGGAATATGTATCAGCAGAAAAGAATGCTGGATATCGGTGAAGCTGCCGCGACTAATCCCGGAGGAGCCGCCGGTGAAGGTATGAGCGCCGGAATGGGTTTGGGAATGGGAATGAATATGGCCGGGATGATGGCCAATATGATGGGACAGAATCAAGCCGGAGCAAAACCTGCTGGTGACGACGCGGCTTCAAGAATCGCAAAACTGAAGTCACTTCTGGACGGCGGCCTCATCACTCAGGAAGAATTTGATACCAAAAAAAAGGACATTTTGAATTCTATCTAA
- the thrC gene encoding threonine synthase has protein sequence MVSTLTRYKAEFECINDSCKTRYDLNEIVYECRKCGSLLQVSHDLEALKTVSGEEWKQTFDSRFRSVKFPNSSGIWNKREWVLPHIEDKNIVTSGEGLSHLFSSERLTADLGLGSFYVKQCGISHTGSFKDLGMTVLLSQVKHMISSGVPIQAVACASSGDTSAALASYAAKAGIPAIIFLPAGKVSQAQLIQPVSNGAKVIALDTDFDGCMQIVKEVTREAGIYLANSMNSLRIEGQKTISVEITQQLEWKVPDWIVIPGGNLGNVSALGAGFEMMLSLGLIDKLPRIVLAQAEHANPLYLSYLKNFESFEPVSAKTTLASAIQIGNPVSIQKAIKTLKKFNGVVEQASEAELSDAAAKADLYGLYNDPHTGVALAALNKLLKKGTISKGENVVVISTAHGLKFTEFKLKFHAGEIAGTDSKMVNSIHRIEPKAEKVIDLIRNLLHLG, from the coding sequence ATGGTCTCCACTCTCACTCGATACAAAGCCGAATTTGAATGTATAAACGATTCCTGCAAAACTCGATACGATCTAAACGAGATCGTATACGAGTGTAGAAAATGCGGAAGTCTTCTCCAAGTTTCACACGACTTGGAAGCTCTGAAGACGGTATCGGGTGAAGAATGGAAACAGACTTTTGATTCGCGTTTTCGCTCTGTCAAGTTTCCGAATTCTTCCGGAATCTGGAACAAAAGAGAATGGGTTCTTCCTCATATTGAAGATAAGAATATCGTAACTTCCGGAGAAGGGCTTTCTCACCTCTTTAGTTCCGAACGTTTGACCGCAGACTTAGGTCTCGGAAGTTTTTATGTAAAGCAATGTGGGATCTCACACACCGGATCTTTCAAGGATCTCGGGATGACTGTTCTTTTATCCCAAGTCAAACACATGATTTCCAGCGGAGTTCCGATCCAAGCGGTAGCTTGTGCGAGTTCCGGAGACACTTCTGCGGCGCTTGCTTCCTACGCGGCAAAAGCGGGAATACCGGCGATCATCTTTCTTCCTGCGGGAAAAGTATCTCAGGCGCAACTCATTCAACCCGTGTCCAACGGAGCGAAAGTAATCGCATTGGACACCGACTTCGACGGTTGTATGCAAATCGTCAAAGAAGTCACTCGCGAAGCCGGAATCTATCTTGCGAACTCGATGAATTCGCTCCGAATCGAAGGACAAAAAACGATCTCCGTTGAAATTACACAACAGTTGGAATGGAAGGTCCCGGATTGGATCGTAATTCCCGGTGGCAATCTTGGAAACGTTTCCGCCTTGGGAGCGGGATTTGAAATGATGCTTTCTCTCGGGCTCATCGATAAATTACCGAGGATCGTATTGGCTCAAGCCGAACACGCAAATCCATTATATCTTTCGTATTTAAAGAATTTTGAAAGTTTCGAGCCGGTCTCTGCGAAGACAACTCTGGCCTCTGCGATTCAAATTGGAAATCCGGTTTCCATTCAGAAGGCGATCAAAACCCTCAAGAAATTCAACGGAGTTGTGGAACAAGCGAGTGAAGCTGAACTTTCCGACGCCGCGGCAAAGGCCGATCTTTATGGTTTATACAATGATCCGCACACAGGCGTCGCTCTTGCGGCTCTTAATAAACTTCTGAAAAAGGGAACCATCTCCAAAGGTGAGAATGTGGTCGTCATCTCTACCGCGCACGGGTTAAAATTCACCGAATTTAAGCTTAAATTTCACGCGGGAGAAATTGCAGGGACGGATTCTAAGATGGTAAATTCAATCCATAGAATCGAGCCAAAAGCGGAGAAAGTAATCGATTTGATTCGAAATCTCTTACATTTGGGATAA
- a CDS encoding LIC10486 family protein gives MEPSNQANNKLQEQANLMNLALESVVTEDQAVELIQGKIRDAFLLKIRIDIENRSGAVVALVSKYKNDVIEIYSLFSNSSLIRKIRSFEDSAAFALDMVEAAKSEPFDPGLSDSIGRIVYSKLTKAVLETSYPNWERNDASSLVNILENQIKTSLKVNIVRIQADVEYMSSLKFRAKNVFTGIIPAVNRPVEEPSIGQVPESQEKTPVQRQIEQFKRPFGRVVVAKTVLSPVGGIDFDDLSEGDKLLFQLPTGSMDEKAMAKTLGGYDDAGNPKNVVGEFIGIAAGKGEYHIFAKGPSGVLLQAFEERPVRLARLKGKTTASSAPAKVESSSGGSLGMIIVAGVVIVLGLLVFLIMK, from the coding sequence ATGGAACCGAGTAATCAAGCCAATAACAAATTGCAGGAACAAGCGAATCTAATGAATCTCGCGCTTGAATCCGTTGTTACGGAAGATCAAGCAGTAGAATTGATTCAGGGAAAGATCCGAGATGCTTTCCTATTAAAAATTAGAATCGACATTGAAAATAGAAGCGGCGCCGTCGTTGCATTAGTTAGCAAATATAAGAATGACGTAATAGAAATTTATTCTCTGTTTTCCAATTCTTCTTTGATTCGTAAAATTCGTAGTTTCGAAGATTCCGCAGCGTTTGCGCTGGATATGGTGGAAGCCGCAAAGTCGGAACCGTTTGATCCTGGACTTTCCGATAGTATCGGCCGCATCGTTTATTCTAAACTCACCAAAGCAGTATTAGAAACTTCTTATCCGAATTGGGAAAGAAACGACGCGTCGAGCTTAGTCAATATTTTAGAAAATCAAATTAAAACATCATTAAAAGTGAATATAGTAAGAATTCAAGCGGACGTAGAATATATGTCCAGTTTGAAGTTCAGAGCTAAGAACGTATTCACCGGAATCATTCCGGCGGTCAACCGTCCCGTGGAAGAGCCGTCCATCGGTCAGGTTCCGGAAAGCCAGGAGAAAACCCCGGTTCAAAGACAAATCGAACAATTCAAGAGACCGTTCGGAAGAGTGGTCGTTGCCAAGACGGTCCTTTCTCCTGTCGGAGGAATTGACTTCGACGATTTGAGCGAAGGAGACAAACTTCTCTTTCAATTGCCCACCGGAAGTATGGATGAAAAAGCCATGGCAAAAACCTTAGGCGGTTACGACGATGCGGGAAATCCTAAGAACGTAGTCGGTGAATTTATAGGAATCGCCGCCGGTAAGGGAGAATATCATATCTTTGCAAAAGGGCCTTCCGGCGTTTTGTTACAAGCATTTGAAGAACGTCCTGTTCGACTCGCAAGACTCAAAGGAAAAACTACGGCCAGTTCCGCACCGGCGAAGGTAGAATCTTCCAGCGGCGGATCTTTGGGAATGATCATCGTAGCTGGTGTCGTGATCGTTTTAGGTTTGTTGGTCTTTTTGATTATGAAATAA
- the leuS gene encoding leucine--tRNA ligase, which translates to MQYPFQEVELFWQNFWEENNSFQTNIQSSKPKFYCLDMFPYPSGAGLHVGHPEGYTATDILSRFKRMKGFEVLHPMGWDAFGLPAERYAMQTGVHPATTTKNNIDNFRRQIKMIGLSYDWSRELSTTDPDYYQFTQWIFLQLYKSWFNPELKKANSIDTLIERFSKQGSEGLDYKQFSAEEWNGSSPAQKEKILSDFRLVYQAEIPVNWCEGLGTVLANEEVEEWVEKGYEVVRKPMRQYMMRITAYADRLLEDLTLVQWPTSTLEMQKNWIGKSEGLEITFPFPKPIGDLDGIRIFTTRPDTIFGVTYMVVAPEHPIVSVITTPEQKQKIEEYQKASALKSDLDRTELSKEKSGVFTGAYVLNPADPSKKIPVWISDYVLYGYGTGAIMAVPAHDQRDFEFAKAFDLKILPVIEGEISVDNAFDSKTSVCINSSSSEISIDGMDYTSASSKIISWAESKKIGKKKIQFKLRDWLFARQRYWGEPIPLVHYPSGVTKAIPESELPLVLPNLKEFKPSGTGESPLALAKEWLSYKDPVTGEIGTRETNTMPQWAGSCWYYLRYIDPKNGKFFCDPELEKKWMPVDMYVGGSEHAVLHLLYSRFWHKFLYDIGVVSTKEPFGKLVHQGLILGEDKRKMSKSLGNVVNPDDVIKEYGADSLRLFEMFMGPLEMVKPWSTRGVEGVFRFLNRIWRLFHSGQEESFRLDEIEPTPEEWKILHKTIQKVSEDIPNFSFNTAISQLMIFVNEFTPLERRPKKILEPFILLIAPFAPHIAEELWKRAGKKESLSHETFPEADVQYLVESEILIVVQVNGKLRDEFKAPKDVTQADAITLAKNLEKIKGILDGKTIRKEIYVPGKLVNLVIG; encoded by the coding sequence ATGCAATATCCGTTTCAGGAAGTAGAATTATTTTGGCAAAATTTTTGGGAAGAGAACAATAGCTTTCAGACAAATATTCAGTCTTCTAAACCAAAATTCTACTGCTTGGACATGTTTCCTTATCCCTCCGGAGCCGGACTGCACGTAGGTCACCCGGAAGGATACACAGCCACCGACATTCTCTCTCGTTTTAAGAGAATGAAGGGTTTTGAAGTTTTACATCCCATGGGTTGGGATGCTTTTGGACTCCCTGCGGAGCGTTATGCGATGCAGACAGGAGTTCATCCAGCCACTACTACAAAGAATAATATCGATAACTTTCGCAGACAGATCAAAATGATCGGCCTTTCTTACGATTGGTCTCGAGAGCTTTCCACAACAGATCCGGACTACTATCAATTCACTCAGTGGATCTTTCTTCAGCTCTACAAATCCTGGTTTAATCCGGAACTCAAAAAAGCCAATTCTATTGACACGCTCATCGAAAGATTCTCCAAACAAGGTTCCGAAGGTTTAGATTATAAGCAGTTCAGTGCGGAAGAATGGAACGGGTCCTCTCCTGCCCAGAAAGAGAAGATTCTTTCTGATTTTCGCCTCGTTTATCAGGCCGAAATCCCCGTAAACTGGTGCGAAGGTTTAGGAACCGTTCTTGCCAACGAAGAAGTGGAAGAATGGGTGGAAAAAGGTTACGAAGTCGTTCGTAAACCGATGCGTCAGTACATGATGAGAATCACCGCTTACGCGGATCGTCTTTTAGAAGATCTTACGCTCGTGCAATGGCCGACTTCCACGCTCGAAATGCAGAAAAACTGGATCGGCAAGAGCGAAGGACTGGAAATCACATTTCCTTTTCCAAAGCCGATCGGTGATCTCGATGGAATCCGAATCTTTACTACAAGACCCGATACGATCTTCGGAGTGACTTACATGGTCGTAGCTCCGGAACATCCGATCGTTTCCGTCATCACAACTCCCGAACAAAAACAAAAGATAGAAGAATATCAAAAGGCTTCCGCTCTCAAAAGTGATTTGGATAGAACCGAATTGAGCAAAGAAAAATCGGGAGTATTTACCGGCGCCTACGTGCTCAACCCTGCGGATCCTTCCAAAAAAATTCCGGTCTGGATCAGCGATTACGTTCTCTACGGATACGGAACCGGTGCAATCATGGCGGTCCCCGCTCATGATCAAAGAGACTTTGAGTTTGCAAAAGCTTTTGATCTCAAGATTCTTCCCGTGATCGAAGGTGAAATCTCCGTAGACAATGCCTTTGATTCGAAAACATCCGTTTGTATAAATTCTTCTTCCTCTGAAATTTCAATCGATGGAATGGACTACACGTCCGCTTCTTCTAAGATCATTTCTTGGGCGGAATCCAAAAAGATCGGAAAGAAAAAGATTCAGTTCAAACTCAGAGACTGGCTCTTTGCAAGACAAAGATATTGGGGAGAACCGATCCCCTTAGTTCATTATCCTTCCGGAGTTACGAAAGCGATTCCTGAATCCGAACTTCCATTAGTACTTCCTAATTTAAAAGAATTTAAACCATCCGGAACTGGAGAATCTCCTCTTGCGCTCGCTAAAGAATGGTTGAGCTACAAGGATCCGGTTACCGGAGAAATCGGAACGAGAGAAACCAACACGATGCCACAGTGGGCCGGATCTTGTTGGTATTATCTACGATATATCGATCCTAAAAACGGTAAATTCTTCTGCGATCCTGAGTTGGAGAAAAAATGGATGCCCGTTGATATGTATGTCGGCGGCTCGGAACACGCGGTTCTTCACCTTCTTTATTCCAGATTCTGGCATAAATTCTTATACGATATCGGGGTTGTTTCCACGAAGGAACCGTTTGGAAAACTCGTTCACCAAGGATTGATCCTCGGAGAAGACAAACGTAAGATGTCGAAGTCTCTTGGAAACGTTGTAAATCCCGACGACGTGATCAAAGAATACGGAGCAGACAGCCTTCGCCTTTTTGAAATGTTTATGGGTCCTTTGGAGATGGTGAAACCTTGGAGCACAAGAGGTGTGGAAGGAGTTTTTAGATTCTTAAATCGGATTTGGAGACTCTTTCACAGCGGCCAAGAAGAATCCTTTCGTCTCGACGAGATAGAACCCACTCCGGAAGAATGGAAAATTCTTCACAAAACGATCCAAAAAGTTTCCGAAGATATTCCGAACTTTTCTTTCAATACTGCGATTTCTCAGTTGATGATCTTTGTGAACGAGTTCACTCCTCTGGAAAGAAGACCGAAAAAAATATTGGAACCTTTTATCCTTTTGATCGCTCCTTTCGCTCCTCACATCGCGGAAGAACTCTGGAAACGCGCCGGTAAAAAAGAATCCCTTTCTCACGAAACCTTTCCGGAAGCAGACGTTCAATATTTGGTGGAATCGGAAATTCTTATCGTTGTTCAAGTCAACGGAAAACTGAGAGACGAGTTCAAAGCTCCAAAAGACGTAACTCAAGCCGATGCAATCACATTGGCAAAGAATCTGGAAAAAATAAAGGGAATCTTAGATGGAAAGACAATCCGCAAAGAAATCTATGTTCCCGGAAAACTTGTCAACCTTGTGATCGGTTGA
- a CDS encoding ABC transporter ATP-binding protein, with amino-acid sequence MLQVKNLNKSYLVSGKKLEVLKDISFQIEEGEFIAIIGPSGSGKSTLLAISAGLDRPDEGEVILDGIPLLEKEEDELAKLRGEKIGFIFQNFQLIKSLNALENVSLPLVLNSKLSTAQIRDQAFVWLEKVSMKERASNFPGQLSGGEEQRIAIARSFIHNPKILFADEPTANLDKKNGEMVMNLLAELNQKTSSTLIVVTHDHTVADLADRVLEMSDGRIIREIQGKKNRFKKKASVKSVKKKVSKKKR; translated from the coding sequence TTGCTACAGGTAAAAAATCTCAATAAGTCCTATTTAGTTTCGGGAAAAAAACTCGAAGTATTAAAAGACATCTCTTTTCAGATCGAAGAAGGAGAATTCATCGCAATTATTGGGCCTTCTGGCTCCGGAAAATCCACATTGCTCGCTATTTCAGCAGGTTTGGATCGCCCCGACGAGGGAGAAGTGATCTTAGATGGGATTCCTCTCTTAGAAAAAGAGGAAGACGAGCTTGCAAAACTCAGAGGAGAAAAAATTGGATTTATTTTTCAAAATTTTCAACTGATCAAATCGCTCAATGCGTTGGAAAATGTCTCTTTACCTCTTGTCTTAAACTCAAAGTTAAGTACCGCTCAAATAAGGGATCAAGCGTTTGTATGGTTGGAAAAAGTTTCCATGAAAGAAAGAGCTTCTAACTTTCCTGGTCAACTTTCCGGAGGAGAAGAACAAAGGATTGCAATCGCAAGATCTTTCATTCACAATCCGAAAATTTTATTCGCAGACGAACCGACTGCAAACTTAGATAAGAAGAATGGAGAGATGGTGATGAATCTTCTCGCCGAGTTAAATCAAAAAACTTCTTCCACGTTGATCGTCGTCACTCACGATCATACCGTTGCGGATCTTGCGGATCGTGTATTGGAGATGAGCGACGGAAGAATCATAAGAGAAATTCAAGGTAAGAAGAATCGTTTTAAGAAGAAAGCTTCCGTGAAGTCCGTTAAGAAAAAGGTTTCTAAGAAAAAGAGATGA